DNA sequence from the Juglans microcarpa x Juglans regia isolate MS1-56 chromosome 5S, Jm3101_v1.0, whole genome shotgun sequence genome:
ATGAGAATGTGATCGGCGAAGTAAAAGGGACTGCACACGGGACTGCACCCGTCGATGATCTCCAATCTCAGGGCTGCTCATGTCACTTTGTGTTAAATCCACAACATCATCGGGAGGCACCAGATTTTGCTCTCTGCGAGCACGAGAGGTCAAAATTCGATTCAACAGAGAAGTTCTGTCTACTGTTTCATGTGCACCATCAGGCTCCTGTGGCTGTACGAAGTCCCGGCTCAAATCAAACCTACCTCCAAGGCGACGGATCATCTCCTCCACGGGTAAAAATGCAGTTCTCTGAAGAGTTTGCCTAAAACTTTCAACCCGCCGTGCATGAGGCCTAGGAGGGATCTTTAGACTTGAGTCCTCCTCCGGCTCACGGATATTGTTCCCACGACCATAAACTGGGGTCACACTTTTAATTGTCACCTCTCCCTTACACACTGGACATTCCTTCGCATCTGAATGAACATGCAACCATCGATAGAGACATGGCCAACAAAACAAATGGCCACAACAAGTCACAACAGGGTCCCTAGCCAAGTCCAAACAAATATTACAGTCGAAAAAACTCCCATCATTGCCACTACCCTTTTCGATATCATCATTTTTCTCCGCTGTCTCGTCCTCAATAATCCCATTGTTATTTTCGCATGTTTTGGGAACCTCGTTCATTCTTTCATCAGCGGGGGAACTACCCTCACCCGTCTGAATTGTACTCTGATCTCCAGAATTTACCATCAATTGGTTCAATTCCAAAGAGATGTTCTGAGCTTCTGGTGGAATTTGAAACTGCCGCCATCTCCTCCACCGCTGCCGAGCTCTAAGCCTAATAGCTTCCCTAAGTCTATCAGAAGGATCTTCAATCCAATCATCCAAATTCACAGGGTCAG
Encoded proteins:
- the LOC121267670 gene encoding uncharacterized protein LOC121267670 isoform X1, with amino-acid sequence MGEETSDTMNLDLNLGPIPEPQPGSVPTDPVNLDDWIEDPSDRLREAIRLRARQRWRRWRQFQIPPEAQNISLELNQLMVNSGDQSTIQTGEGSSPADERMNEVPKTCENNNGIIEDETAEKNDDIEKGSGNDGSFFDCNICLDLARDPVVTCCGHLFCWPCLYRWLHVHSDAKECPVCKGEVTIKSVTPVYGRGNNIREPEEDSSLKIPPRPHARRVESFRQTLQRTAFLPVEEMIRRLGGRFDLSRDFVQPQEPDGAHETVDRTSLLNRILTSRARREQNLVPPDDVVDLTQSDMSSPEIGDHRRVQSRVQSLLLRRSHSHRTSLHSLSSALSSAERLVDAFFRNQHVGRNQEQPQPVDDRDSFSSIAADINSESQMDNAMEIDSMVSLSTSSSRRRNDVSRGSDVDSGDSRAHRRRRLN
- the LOC121267670 gene encoding uncharacterized protein LOC121267670 isoform X2 is translated as MNLDLNLGPIPEPQPGSVPTDPVNLDDWIEDPSDRLREAIRLRARQRWRRWRQFQIPPEAQNISLELNQLMVNSGDQSTIQTGEGSSPADERMNEVPKTCENNNGIIEDETAEKNDDIEKGSGNDGSFFDCNICLDLARDPVVTCCGHLFCWPCLYRWLHVHSDAKECPVCKGEVTIKSVTPVYGRGNNIREPEEDSSLKIPPRPHARRVESFRQTLQRTAFLPVEEMIRRLGGRFDLSRDFVQPQEPDGAHETVDRTSLLNRILTSRARREQNLVPPDDVVDLTQSDMSSPEIGDHRRVQSRVQSLLLRRSHSHRTSLHSLSSALSSAERLVDAFFRNQHVGRNQEQPQPVDDRDSFSSIAADINSESQMDNAMEIDSMVSLSTSSSRRRNDVSRGSDVDSGDSRAHRRRRLN